The Diaphorobacter ruginosibacter genome contains a region encoding:
- the pheS gene encoding phenylalanine--tRNA ligase subunit alpha → MNELDSLVESAQQLFAQANTPNDLENAKAQFLGKSGKVTELMKGMAQLSVEEKKSRGAAINLAKQAIEAALTARRQALADAELEAHLKAEVLDVTLPGRRRGTGGLHPVSITMERIEGIFGSMGFEVAEGPEIESDWFNFTALNTPEDHPARSMHDTFYVEGGTAHAPNLLRTHTSPMQVRHAVQHVKKYRNLIDAGQTMPEIRVIAPGRTYRVDSDATHSPMFHQCEGLWIGENVSFKDLKVVFTDFCKTFFEQDDLVLRFRPSFFPFTEPSAEIDIQFQHGPLAGRWLEVSGAGQVHPNVVRNMGLDPEKYIGFAFGMGPDRLTMLRYGVNDLRLFFDGDIRFLSQFQ, encoded by the coding sequence ATGAACGAGTTGGATTCTCTGGTCGAAAGCGCGCAGCAGTTGTTCGCGCAGGCAAACACCCCGAACGATCTGGAAAACGCCAAGGCGCAGTTTCTGGGCAAGTCGGGCAAGGTGACCGAGCTCATGAAGGGCATGGCCCAGCTTTCCGTCGAAGAGAAGAAATCGCGCGGCGCGGCCATCAACCTTGCCAAGCAGGCGATCGAGGCGGCACTCACCGCGCGCCGCCAGGCCCTGGCAGATGCAGAGCTTGAGGCCCACCTGAAGGCTGAAGTACTCGATGTGACACTGCCGGGCCGCCGCCGCGGCACGGGTGGTTTGCATCCGGTCTCGATCACCATGGAGCGCATCGAAGGTATTTTCGGCTCCATGGGCTTCGAGGTGGCCGAAGGCCCAGAAATCGAATCCGACTGGTTCAACTTTACCGCGCTCAACACGCCGGAAGACCATCCCGCGCGCTCCATGCACGACACCTTCTACGTCGAAGGCGGCACGGCCCATGCCCCCAACCTGCTGCGCACGCACACGAGCCCCATGCAGGTGCGCCATGCCGTGCAGCACGTCAAGAAGTACCGCAACCTGATCGATGCCGGTCAGACCATGCCCGAGATCCGCGTGATCGCGCCGGGCCGCACCTACCGCGTGGACAGCGACGCCACGCACTCGCCCATGTTTCACCAGTGCGAAGGCCTGTGGATCGGCGAGAACGTGAGCTTCAAGGACCTGAAGGTCGTGTTCACCGATTTCTGCAAGACTTTCTTCGAGCAGGATGACCTGGTGCTGCGGTTCCGCCCGAGCTTCTTCCCGTTCACCGAGCCCAGCGCGGAGATCGACATCCAGTTCCAGCACGGCCCGCTGGCCGGCCGCTGGCTTGAGGTGTCCGGCGCGGGCCAGGTGCACCCGAACGTGGTGCGCAACATGGGCCTTGATCCCGAAAAGTACATCGGCTTCGCTTTCGGCATGGGGCCTGACCGCCTGACGATGCTGCGCTACGGCGTGAACGACCTGCGCCTGTTCTTCGACGGCGACATCCGTTTCCTGTCGCAGTTCCAGTAA
- the pheT gene encoding phenylalanine--tRNA ligase subunit beta codes for MQFPESWLREFCNPQLTTQQLADTLTMAGLEVEELEPVAPPFTGIVVGEIKEAVQHPDADRLRVCKVDVGGAELLNIVCGAPNARVGIKVPCATVGAELPPGEDGKPFKIKVGKLRGVESYGMLCSAKELKIADDHGGLLELPLDAPLGQNIREYLNLDDTLFTLKLTPNLAHNLSVYGIAREVSALTGAPLKVLNFPAATVGTQDKLPVKIEASDLCGRFSGRIVRNVNTRAQTPQWMVDRLARCGQRSVSPLVDISNYVMFELGRPSHIFDLDKIHGGLNVRWGKVGEQLKLLNGNTITIDDFLKVGVIADDKEIESLAGIMGGDATAVSDDTKNIYIEAAFWWPKAVAGRSRHFNFSTDAGHRFERGVDPEHTVEHIERITQLVQEICGTPETICGAMDDQQPNMPAPKQVSLRVARAAKVIGMPLTQQQCHDALVGLGLPTEQGDGVLTVTAPSFRFDINIEEDLIEEVARMIGYENLPTTKPLAPISPKLRAENRRGQYDVRHLLAGQGYQETINFSFVEEKWENELAGNAHPIKLLNPIASHLSVMRSSLIGSLLQVLKFNVDRKASRVRVFELGRVFLRDETIEESDTTVKGFRQPMRVAGLAYGPANQLQWGASDAKVDFFDVKGDVEALLAPMKVVFETAEHPAMHPGRCTRVLLDGREIGFVGELHPKWRQGWDLAHAPIVFELDLDAVLVRDVPVFQSVSKQQAVERDIAVVVAENVAHAAVMNAIQAGAPKGLLRSAVLFDVFRPKAGSAGGLAEGEKSLAIRLTLGSDHAALADADIESAVQAIIQTLAGTTGARLR; via the coding sequence ATGCAATTCCCAGAATCCTGGTTGCGCGAGTTCTGCAACCCCCAGCTCACCACCCAGCAGCTCGCCGATACGCTGACCATGGCCGGTCTCGAGGTCGAGGAACTGGAGCCGGTGGCGCCTCCATTCACCGGCATCGTCGTCGGTGAGATCAAGGAAGCGGTGCAACATCCCGATGCTGATCGCCTGCGCGTGTGCAAGGTGGACGTGGGCGGGGCCGAACTGCTGAACATCGTCTGCGGTGCTCCGAATGCACGCGTCGGCATCAAGGTGCCCTGCGCGACGGTCGGCGCAGAACTGCCGCCGGGCGAAGATGGCAAGCCCTTCAAGATCAAGGTGGGCAAGCTGCGCGGCGTTGAAAGCTACGGCATGCTGTGCTCGGCCAAGGAACTCAAGATCGCCGATGACCACGGCGGCCTGCTCGAGCTGCCGCTCGATGCGCCGCTCGGCCAGAACATCCGCGAGTACCTGAATCTCGACGACACGCTGTTCACGCTCAAGCTCACGCCCAACCTGGCGCACAACCTGTCGGTCTATGGCATTGCGCGCGAGGTGTCTGCGCTGACAGGTGCACCACTCAAGGTGTTGAACTTCCCCGCTGCCACAGTCGGCACGCAGGACAAGCTGCCTGTGAAGATCGAGGCGAGCGACCTGTGCGGCCGCTTCTCGGGCCGCATTGTGCGCAACGTGAACACCAGGGCGCAAACGCCGCAGTGGATGGTTGACCGTCTCGCGCGTTGCGGTCAGCGCAGCGTGTCCCCGCTGGTCGACATCTCGAACTACGTGATGTTCGAGCTGGGCCGTCCCTCGCACATCTTCGATCTCGACAAGATCCACGGTGGCCTGAATGTGCGCTGGGGCAAGGTGGGCGAACAGCTCAAGCTGCTGAACGGCAACACCATCACCATCGACGACTTCCTGAAGGTTGGCGTGATCGCCGACGACAAGGAAATCGAATCGCTCGCCGGCATCATGGGTGGTGACGCCACGGCGGTGTCCGACGACACGAAGAACATCTACATCGAGGCCGCCTTCTGGTGGCCCAAGGCTGTGGCAGGGCGCTCGCGCCACTTCAATTTCTCGACCGATGCGGGTCACCGCTTCGAACGCGGTGTCGACCCCGAGCACACCGTCGAGCACATCGAGCGCATCACGCAGTTGGTGCAGGAAATCTGCGGAACGCCCGAGACGATCTGCGGTGCCATGGATGACCAGCAGCCCAACATGCCTGCACCCAAGCAGGTCTCGCTGCGCGTGGCACGTGCGGCCAAGGTCATCGGCATGCCGCTCACGCAGCAACAATGCCATGACGCGCTGGTCGGACTCGGACTGCCGACCGAGCAGGGCGATGGCGTGCTCACCGTCACGGCGCCGTCGTTCCGCTTCGACATCAATATCGAGGAAGACCTGATCGAAGAGGTCGCCCGCATGATCGGCTATGAGAACCTGCCGACCACCAAGCCGCTCGCGCCGATCAGCCCCAAGCTGCGTGCCGAAAACCGCCGAGGCCAATACGATGTGCGCCATCTGCTGGCGGGCCAGGGTTATCAGGAAACCATCAACTTCAGCTTTGTTGAGGAAAAGTGGGAGAACGAGCTGGCCGGCAACGCCCATCCGATCAAGTTGCTGAATCCCATTGCCAGCCATCTGAGCGTGATGCGCTCGTCGCTCATCGGCTCGCTCTTGCAGGTCCTCAAGTTCAACGTGGACCGCAAGGCCAGCCGCGTGCGCGTGTTCGAACTTGGCCGCGTGTTCCTGCGCGACGAAACCATCGAGGAGAGTGACACCACGGTCAAGGGCTTCCGTCAGCCGATGCGTGTGGCGGGCCTGGCCTATGGTCCGGCAAATCAGCTGCAATGGGGCGCAAGCGATGCCAAGGTCGATTTCTTCGACGTGAAGGGCGATGTGGAAGCGCTGCTCGCACCGATGAAGGTTGTTTTCGAGACGGCAGAGCACCCCGCGATGCACCCGGGCCGATGCACCCGCGTCTTGCTGGATGGCCGTGAAATCGGCTTCGTCGGCGAACTGCACCCCAAGTGGCGTCAGGGCTGGGACCTGGCCCACGCGCCCATCGTGTTCGAGCTGGATCTTGACGCCGTTCTTGTACGCGACGTCCCCGTTTTCCAGTCTGTGTCCAAGCAGCAGGCCGTGGAGCGTGACATCGCCGTGGTGGTCGCGGAGAATGTGGCCCATGCCGCCGTGATGAATGCCATCCAGGCAGGTGCCCCCAAGGGCCTGCTGCGTTCCGCCGTATTGTTCGATGTGTTCCGTCCGAAGGCAGGTTCCGCGGGCGGGTTGGCCGAGGGCGAGAAGAGCCTGGCCATCCGCCTCACACTGGGTTCGGACCATGCTGCGCTGGCCGATGCCGACATCGAGTCGGCCGTGCAGGCCATCATCCAGACCCTGGCAGGTACAACGGGAGCAAGGTTGCGATGA
- a CDS encoding integration host factor subunit alpha — protein sequence MGEFTVESLESPALTKAQLADMLFEQIGLNKRESKDMIDAFFDLIVTSLVNGDDVKLSSFGNFQIRTKAPRPGRNPRTGESIPIEARRVVTFHASSKLKEQIQGDAKE from the coding sequence ATGGGTGAGTTCACTGTTGAAAGTCTCGAGTCCCCGGCGCTGACCAAGGCGCAGCTGGCCGACATGCTGTTCGAGCAGATCGGCCTGAACAAGCGCGAGTCCAAGGACATGATCGATGCCTTTTTCGATCTGATCGTCACGAGCCTCGTCAACGGTGACGACGTCAAGTTGTCGAGCTTTGGCAATTTCCAGATCCGTACAAAAGCGCCTCGCCCGGGCCGCAACCCGCGTACCGGCGAGTCCATTCCGATCGAAGCACGCCGCGTGGTGACGTTCCATGCCAGCTCGAAGCTGAAGGAACAGATCCAGGGCGATGCCAAGGAATGA
- a CDS encoding MerR family transcriptional regulator, with product MSTVLPPIPAKRYFTIGEVAELCGVKPHVLRYWEQEFTQLRPMKRRGNRRYYQHHEVLMVRRIRDLLYDQGFTISGARNRLQELAHFGKAGAEQLAVSGDMDAEMAEHIDADALHEDAHTSQTTNENSPAATSVAVLAAAPTLTIAAVRKELQEIRSLLSWV from the coding sequence ATGAGCACCGTGCTGCCCCCCATACCGGCCAAGCGTTACTTCACCATCGGCGAGGTGGCAGAGCTGTGCGGGGTCAAGCCGCACGTCCTGCGCTACTGGGAACAGGAGTTCACGCAACTGCGCCCCATGAAGCGCCGCGGCAATCGTCGCTACTACCAGCACCATGAAGTGCTGATGGTGCGCCGCATCCGCGACCTGCTCTATGACCAAGGCTTCACCATTAGCGGTGCGCGCAACCGGCTCCAGGAACTTGCACATTTCGGCAAGGCCGGCGCAGAGCAGCTTGCCGTGAGTGGCGATATGGACGCCGAGATGGCCGAGCACATCGATGCCGATGCGCTCCATGAGGATGCGCACACCTCGCAGACAACGAATGAGAATTCGCCGGCAGCGACCTCAGTCGCGGTGCTTGCTGCCGCCCCGACGCTCACCATTGCGGCCGTGCGAAAAGAACTTCAAGAAATTCGGTCACTTTTGTCTTGGGTGTGA
- a CDS encoding DUF523 domain-containing protein: MELILVSSCLLGSPVRYNGSHKLVDNAILSRWLREGRVVAVCPEVAGGMPIPRPAAEIVGGGGTAVLAGRARVVDSEGNDVSQAFSDGANTALRQVRSNAIRLAVLKEDSPSCGSSFIYDGRFNGNRIREQGVTAALLEREGVRVFSEAQFNEAEVYLRSLETDG; encoded by the coding sequence ATGGAATTGATTCTTGTCAGCTCCTGCCTACTCGGCAGCCCCGTTCGTTACAACGGCTCCCACAAACTTGTAGACAACGCGATTCTTTCTCGCTGGTTGCGCGAAGGCCGTGTTGTTGCTGTTTGTCCAGAAGTAGCTGGCGGGATGCCCATACCACGCCCAGCCGCAGAAATTGTCGGAGGAGGAGGCACCGCCGTTTTGGCAGGACGGGCCCGCGTAGTTGACTCCGAAGGGAACGATGTGTCTCAAGCTTTCTCGGATGGGGCGAATACCGCTCTTCGTCAAGTCCGTAGCAATGCCATTCGACTTGCGGTACTCAAGGAAGATAGCCCATCTTGTGGCTCCAGTTTCATTTACGACGGCCGGTTCAACGGAAACCGTATTCGCGAGCAAGGTGTCACGGCTGCATTACTTGAGCGCGAAGGGGTTCGAGTTTTCAGTGAGGCTCAATTTAATGAGGCCGAAGTTTACCTACGCAGCCTTGAGACCGATGGTTGA
- a CDS encoding nuclear transport factor 2 family protein yields the protein MTTLSGVKAYIGKTGINFHRPKEGVTMSNAAEIMRLEEEFWQSMVDLEPEKAGRLLAEHAANVFSLGIHHFSPAEYVKMAQEGPAKLTSFTFSNEKVFFPLPDVAVATYEVVQAFEMNGQKQKMACFDTTTWIRRDGKWQAAVHTETPRQ from the coding sequence ATGACGACTCTTTCTGGCGTGAAAGCCTACATTGGGAAGACCGGCATTAATTTTCATCGCCCCAAAGAAGGAGTCACTATGTCCAATGCAGCTGAAATCATGAGGTTGGAGGAAGAGTTCTGGCAGTCAATGGTGGATCTAGAACCTGAGAAGGCTGGCAGGCTGCTCGCTGAACACGCGGCAAACGTGTTCTCGCTGGGGATTCACCATTTCAGCCCAGCCGAATACGTAAAAATGGCCCAGGAAGGTCCCGCTAAGCTAACCTCATTCACATTCTCTAACGAGAAGGTATTTTTCCCATTGCCAGACGTAGCCGTGGCGACCTATGAGGTTGTCCAAGCTTTTGAAATGAATGGGCAAAAACAGAAGATGGCCTGCTTCGATACAACCACATGGATCAGACGCGACGGTAAATGGCAGGCTGCAGTGCATACAGAAACGCCAAGGCAGTAG
- a CDS encoding PLP-dependent aminotransferase family protein, translating into MLIQSPWIPHLAETGANVAERLSLALAGDIIEGRLAGGDRLPAHRDLAKTLQIGLGTVTKAYATLERRGLTRSVKGRGTFVAIHEAHSHRQIDLSTNAPPASLGARLLARTLTGIARKIDEDHFNLYAPPGGHFEHRRVLARWLYALGLDVDPSCLILTSGARQALALAFDLVCGRQGLILTERITYPGAIALARRKGYRMQGVEMDSEGMVPQALAEALAGIKAREKKAVYLTPTLHNPTTATMGVARRQSIAEICRRAGAWIIEDGVYAAASPELPQLATLAPDIALHVNGLSKSLGPGLQIGMLTLPHSLGDTAQDLLRELPMAPSALSCAVVDEWLVTGVIASIQQDLRHEAQRRSRLAASLLSTRGLIWHPDAYNAWLPMKRDAADRIASAAMEMGVKLTSPHSTMVRPRDSASGLRICLGGASWEDLNRSLAILATLLK; encoded by the coding sequence GTGCTCATTCAATCTCCCTGGATTCCCCATCTGGCAGAAACGGGCGCGAACGTCGCCGAACGACTGTCGTTAGCCTTGGCCGGTGACATCATCGAAGGCCGGCTGGCGGGAGGCGATCGTCTGCCCGCGCACCGGGATCTTGCCAAGACATTGCAGATCGGTCTGGGCACGGTGACCAAGGCCTATGCCACCCTGGAGCGCAGAGGCCTGACGCGTAGTGTCAAAGGGAGGGGAACCTTCGTTGCGATTCACGAGGCTCATAGCCATCGGCAGATCGATCTTTCAACCAATGCACCTCCGGCTTCACTCGGAGCGCGGCTTCTGGCACGAACGTTGACAGGGATCGCTCGCAAGATCGATGAGGATCACTTCAATCTGTACGCTCCCCCCGGTGGGCATTTTGAACACCGTCGTGTGCTCGCCCGTTGGCTCTATGCGCTTGGCCTGGATGTAGACCCGTCATGCCTGATTCTGACCAGCGGTGCACGCCAGGCACTGGCGTTGGCCTTTGATCTTGTATGCGGTCGGCAAGGATTGATTCTCACTGAACGGATAACCTATCCCGGCGCTATCGCCCTGGCTCGGCGCAAGGGGTACCGGATGCAAGGCGTCGAGATGGATTCCGAAGGGATGGTGCCGCAGGCGCTCGCCGAGGCACTTGCAGGCATCAAGGCACGGGAGAAAAAAGCGGTTTACCTCACCCCAACGCTGCACAATCCGACAACTGCCACGATGGGAGTTGCTCGACGGCAATCCATTGCCGAGATTTGCCGTCGGGCGGGCGCCTGGATCATCGAGGACGGGGTGTACGCGGCGGCGTCTCCAGAGTTGCCCCAGTTGGCAACACTGGCGCCCGACATCGCCCTGCACGTGAATGGACTTTCCAAATCGCTCGGTCCGGGGCTGCAGATTGGCATGCTGACACTGCCCCACAGCCTAGGCGATACCGCGCAAGACCTTCTGCGTGAACTGCCAATGGCTCCGTCCGCCTTGTCCTGCGCCGTGGTGGATGAATGGCTGGTCACCGGCGTGATTGCTTCGATCCAGCAAGATCTGCGCCATGAGGCCCAGCGACGATCCAGACTGGCAGCCTCGCTCCTGAGTACTCGCGGTCTTATCTGGCACCCTGATGCCTATAACGCCTGGCTACCCATGAAACGCGATGCCGCCGATCGCATCGCGTCCGCAGCAATGGAAATGGGGGTGAAGCTGACCTCACCGCACAGCACCATGGTACGACCCCGTGATAGTGCGAGCGGCCTGCGAATCTGCCTGGGCGGCGCCAGCTGGGAGGACCTGAATAGATCTTTGGCCATTCTGGCTACATTGCTCAAGTGA
- a CDS encoding VOC family protein codes for MFSHITVGARHLGRAGHFYDAVLTPLGLTRRIVSPDGGPAALCWVGAQASLPRFYVYSPFNGEPATAGNGSMVAFLAPSIEAVNTAYADGLAHGGCDDGAPGFRPHYGNGYYGAYLRDPDGNKVHIVHRADLQS; via the coding sequence ATGTTTAGCCACATTACTGTCGGGGCGCGCCATCTTGGGCGAGCGGGTCACTTCTACGATGCGGTGCTCACCCCGCTTGGATTGACGCGCAGAATCGTATCGCCCGATGGAGGCCCGGCGGCCCTGTGCTGGGTCGGTGCGCAGGCCAGCTTGCCGCGCTTTTATGTCTACAGCCCTTTCAACGGCGAACCAGCAACCGCTGGCAACGGCAGCATGGTGGCCTTTCTTGCGCCGTCGATAGAGGCAGTGAATACGGCTTATGCGGATGGCCTGGCGCACGGTGGCTGTGATGACGGTGCTCCCGGGTTCCGCCCCCACTACGGCAACGGCTACTACGGCGCCTACCTGCGTGATCCAGACGGCAACAAGGTTCACATCGTCCATCGCGCGGACCTGCAGTCATAG
- a CDS encoding LysE family translocator, whose translation MIAGQFALIYGTYLIATASPGPSNMAIMGTAMRDGRRPALALAAGVVTGSLFWAILAATGISAVLTAYAQALVALKIAGGLYLLWLAFRASQSAMKQNPNTDGVGTAGEVPRYRSLYQRGVLMHISNPKAILSWVAIISLGVRHDAPAEGVAVIVGGCVLLGILVFGGYAIVFSTASTIAFYAKLRRWIEGVLSVVFAVAGLKLLALRG comes from the coding sequence ATGATCGCAGGCCAGTTCGCACTCATCTACGGCACCTATCTCATCGCCACCGCCAGCCCCGGGCCGAGCAACATGGCCATCATGGGAACGGCCATGCGTGATGGACGCCGTCCCGCACTCGCGCTGGCAGCTGGTGTGGTTACTGGCTCGCTCTTCTGGGCGATCCTGGCGGCGACAGGTATTTCTGCCGTGCTGACTGCCTATGCACAGGCGCTTGTGGCCCTCAAAATTGCTGGAGGTCTTTATCTGCTATGGCTGGCCTTTCGCGCAAGCCAATCCGCAATGAAACAGAACCCCAACACAGATGGCGTGGGTACGGCAGGCGAGGTGCCGCGCTATCGGTCGCTCTATCAGAGGGGCGTTCTCATGCACATCAGCAACCCCAAAGCCATCCTGTCCTGGGTTGCGATCATTTCACTGGGAGTCCGCCACGACGCTCCTGCCGAAGGAGTAGCGGTGATCGTGGGTGGCTGTGTGCTCCTCGGAATTCTGGTGTTCGGCGGCTACGCCATTGTCTTCTCGACCGCCTCGACGATTGCCTTCTATGCGAAGTTAAGACGATGGATCGAAGGCGTGCTCTCGGTGGTGTTTGCGGTCGCGGGGCTGAAGCTGCTGGCTTTACGCGGTTGA
- a CDS encoding PhzF family phenazine biosynthesis protein has protein sequence MALAIHMVDVFGAGALSGNPLAVVIGADALDTQDMQRLTRWLNLSETAFLFAPRHPEADYRLRIFTLDREMPFAGHPTLGSCHVWLSIHNRLEHKAAIVQECGAGLVQIRRDRGRLAFAAPPLIRSGPPTAVELDEARQLLGIAASDILDAAWIDNGPGWLGIRLVSAEKVLSIAPARRWHTRVDVGVIGPHTNDDEPGFEVRAFFSDHRGAIVEDPVTGSLNASFAQWLFKTGIARDNYIAAQGTCLGRKGRIYLTRDEADQVWVGGETRTHVKGELHGL, from the coding sequence ATGGCCCTCGCAATTCACATGGTCGATGTCTTCGGCGCTGGCGCGCTTTCGGGCAATCCACTGGCTGTCGTCATCGGTGCCGATGCTCTGGACACACAGGACATGCAACGGCTGACGCGATGGCTCAACCTTTCAGAAACGGCATTTCTGTTTGCGCCCAGACACCCGGAGGCGGACTACCGGCTCAGAATATTCACCTTGGACAGGGAGATGCCTTTTGCAGGCCACCCCACCCTCGGAAGCTGTCACGTCTGGTTATCCATCCATAACCGCCTCGAACACAAAGCGGCGATCGTCCAGGAGTGCGGTGCAGGGCTGGTGCAGATCCGGCGTGATCGAGGGCGGCTTGCTTTCGCAGCGCCACCGTTGATTCGCTCTGGTCCGCCCACCGCCGTCGAATTGGACGAAGCGCGGCAGTTGCTTGGAATTGCGGCCAGTGACATTCTGGATGCTGCTTGGATCGACAATGGTCCTGGATGGTTGGGGATCCGATTGGTTTCAGCGGAGAAGGTGCTGTCAATCGCCCCTGCCAGGCGATGGCACACCCGCGTTGATGTCGGCGTGATCGGCCCACACACCAACGACGACGAGCCTGGTTTCGAAGTTCGGGCCTTTTTCTCAGACCATCGGGGAGCCATCGTCGAAGACCCCGTTACCGGAAGCCTCAATGCCTCGTTTGCGCAATGGCTGTTTAAGACCGGGATAGCCCGCGACAACTATATTGCCGCTCAAGGCACCTGCCTGGGCAGAAAAGGCCGCATTTACCTGACCCGCGACGAGGCCGATCAGGTCTGGGTTGGCGGAGAAACGCGTACACATGTCAAAGGTGAACTGCATGGCCTTTGA
- a CDS encoding Re/Si-specific NAD(P)(+) transhydrogenase subunit alpha — protein MQEVTSSPPPQRIGVPREVFPLEKRVATVPDVVEKLIKLGFTVAVEAGAGEAANFSDDAYRAAGAEIIEGAAALWAASDIVFKVRPPSAEEVGLMREGGTLIDFIWPAQNPELMQQLAARKATVLAIDCLPRTLSRAQKMDALTSTAGVSGYRAVIEAANAFGRYFNGQITAAGKVPPAKVFIAGAGVAGLAAIGTAANLGAIVRANDTRAEVADQVKSLGGEFVKVDYEEDGSGGGGYAKVMSEGFQAAQRKMYAEQAKDADIIITTALIPGKPAPKLITAEMVQSMKPGSVIVDMAAEQGGNCELTVPGEAVVRHGVTIIGYTDLASRLAKQSSTLYATNLLRLTEELCKAKDGVAVVNMEDDAIRGLTVIKDGEITWPAPPLKAAPAPAPKAAAAPVEQKKSGHGHGTGAPMSAKALTIVFAIAAVLFWLIGAYAPAAFLGHFTVFVLACFIGYMVVWNVTPALHTPLMSVTNAISSIIAIGALVQIAPPEAGTNGRPDGLIMWLAFAALVLTAVNMFGGFAVTRRMLAMFRK, from the coding sequence ATGCAGGAAGTCACTTCCAGTCCCCCACCCCAGCGCATAGGCGTGCCGCGCGAGGTATTCCCGCTGGAAAAGCGCGTGGCCACGGTGCCGGATGTCGTGGAGAAGCTCATCAAGCTGGGCTTCACGGTGGCGGTCGAGGCGGGAGCGGGCGAGGCGGCCAACTTCAGCGACGATGCCTATCGCGCAGCGGGGGCGGAGATCATCGAGGGGGCTGCGGCGCTCTGGGCGGCATCGGACATTGTCTTCAAGGTGCGCCCGCCGAGTGCCGAGGAAGTGGGGCTGATGCGCGAAGGCGGCACGCTGATCGATTTCATCTGGCCCGCGCAGAATCCTGAACTGATGCAGCAACTGGCGGCGAGGAAGGCCACGGTGCTGGCCATCGACTGCCTGCCGCGTACCTTGAGCCGTGCGCAGAAGATGGACGCGCTGACCTCCACCGCCGGCGTCTCCGGCTATCGTGCGGTCATCGAGGCGGCCAACGCGTTCGGCCGCTATTTCAATGGTCAGATCACGGCCGCTGGCAAGGTGCCGCCGGCCAAGGTGTTCATCGCAGGCGCCGGCGTGGCGGGCCTCGCAGCCATTGGCACGGCGGCCAATCTGGGTGCCATCGTGCGCGCCAACGACACGCGCGCGGAAGTGGCCGATCAGGTCAAGTCGCTGGGCGGCGAGTTCGTGAAGGTGGACTACGAGGAAGACGGCTCGGGCGGCGGCGGCTACGCCAAGGTCATGAGCGAGGGCTTCCAGGCCGCGCAGCGCAAGATGTACGCGGAGCAGGCCAAGGATGCGGACATCATCATCACGACCGCGTTGATCCCCGGCAAGCCGGCACCCAAACTCATCACGGCCGAGATGGTGCAGAGCATGAAGCCCGGCAGCGTGATCGTGGACATGGCGGCGGAGCAGGGCGGCAACTGCGAGCTCACGGTGCCAGGCGAGGCCGTGGTGCGCCATGGCGTGACCATCATCGGCTACACGGACCTGGCCTCGCGCCTGGCCAAGCAGTCGTCCACGCTGTACGCAACCAACCTGCTGCGCCTGACGGAGGAGCTGTGCAAGGCCAAGGACGGCGTGGCCGTGGTCAACATGGAGGACGACGCGATCCGTGGCCTCACCGTCATCAAGGACGGGGAGATCACCTGGCCCGCGCCACCGCTCAAGGCTGCCCCGGCACCCGCCCCCAAGGCGGCCGCGGCGCCCGTGGAGCAAAAGAAGAGCGGCCACGGCCATGGCACGGGTGCGCCCATGTCGGCCAAGGCCCTGACCATCGTCTTCGCCATCGCGGCCGTGCTGTTCTGGCTCATCGGTGCCTATGCGCCCGCGGCGTTCCTCGGCCACTTCACGGTGTTCGTGCTGGCCTGCTTCATCGGCTACATGGTGGTGTGGAACGTGACGCCCGCGCTGCACACGCCGCTGATGAGCGTGACCAATGCCATCTCCAGCATCATCGCCATCGGCGCGCTGGTGCAGATCGCTCCGCCCGAGGCGGGCACGAACGGGAGACCCGACGGACTCATCATGTGGCTGGCCTTTGCCGCGCTGGTGCTCACGGCCGTCAACATGTTCGGCGGTTTTGCCGTCACGCGCCGCATGCTGGCCATGTTCCGCAAGTGA